The Linepithema humile isolate Giens D197 chromosome 2, Lhum_UNIL_v1.0, whole genome shotgun sequence genome has a segment encoding these proteins:
- the LOC136997932 gene encoding uncharacterized protein isoform X1: MSTTPLKIDILEDGIRPRDWQPRRSNYKIPLRVLRLCLLGMLLPSMLVAGPLYLRYRVYSEQLYPLTMSDQRLIDAKISTTWCQSQLVKVNTTFNAYLMSNEPVVKKETMPVSMTRHLVMEDDMKEYWGFYLLSGSSVTVSTCVRWPGASLTIIRGHKNLHECAFIGDDSSEELEELLEVAKEQGLLDAKGTTEAARLSNVPARMGRVDQDVHFLHEGSVFRLNVSKSSGHQPGSHELDAQAMRNILTQLFAKTLDTKKKQKENQHHHYEAVFREATNIDKPPITNYPEDLQDQFLHKNPINRFNDAEISESSTRAAPLNTSSSFKEKQFNKEDVENSTHSLNIRPTSTKFSMQTETKTKHKITKEQEELKAEQVSSAEVFQDVLRKINSLGDRGKAMLHKLMNEIDAQNNTEGAALKQLVSETMNDKTLSSEAKRRRKKDLLLSSPLHQELTQEDEDGDAPLEEGMLHPDGIAEDRGTVNETTLNDRSNSEFWSSFSSSEERLLECKGLILNLPLTPHRYCTPKHENQHSAASFANTVTYRVPMNGYYFFVFNSENEIQPNYVRVKFDLLKTVYNTSNSVHACKNSTKECLLPFTIFSNERTILELPLSGNDSQWNEEYVVVSTCEPRTTVYIICVIMVPLLILCFAFH, translated from the exons ATGTCAACGACACCGTTGAAAATAGATATACTTG AGGACGGTATTCGTCCACGAGATTGGCAACCTCGAAGatcaaattacaaaattcCCTTGAGAGTACTGCGATTATGTTTGCTGGGAATGCTTCTACCATCCATGCTCGTTGCTGGACCGCTGTATCTGCGGTACCGCGTGTACTCTGAACAGCTGTATCCTTTAACAATGTCGGATCAGAGACTGATCGATGCCAAAATATCCACAACTTGGTGCCAG AGTCAATTAGTCAAAGTTAACACCACGTTCAATGCATACCTGATGAGCAATGAGCCAGTGGTCAAAAAGGAAACGATGCCGGTTTCGATGACGAGACATCTCGTCATGGAAGACGATATGAAGGAGTATTGGGGATTTTATCTTCTAAGTGGCAGCAGCGTTACTGTTTCAACTTGTGTAAg ATGGCCAGGTGCCTCTTTGACAATAATCCGTGGACacaaaaatttgcatgaaTGCGCTTTCATCGGAGACGATAGTAGCGAGGAACTCGAGGAGCTTCTTGAAGTCGCCAAGGAACAAGGACTCCTCGATGCAAAAGGCACTACGGAG GCAGCGCGTCTTAGTAATGTGCCTGCAAGAATGGGACGAGTAGACCAGGATGTGCATTTTCTTCACGAAGGCAGCGTTTTTCGCTTAAACGTTTCCAAATCATCCGGACATCAGCCGGGTAGCCATGAGCTGGATGCTCAGGCGATGCGGAATATTCTCACTCAGCTCTTTGCCAAGACTCTCGACACgaagaagaaacaaaaagaaaatcagcATCACCATTACGAAGCCGTCTTCAGGGAGGCTACTAATATTGATAAGCCACCAATCACAAATTACCCTGAAGATCTGCAGGATCAGTTTCTCCATAAGAATCCGATCAACAGATTTAATGATGCAGAGATATCGGAAAGCAGCACAAG AGCCGCGCCTTTGAATACATCCTCTTCTTTCAAAGAAAAGCAGTTTAATAAAGAAGATGTTGAGAATTCCACGCATTCTCTTAATATTCGTCCAACTTCTACAAAATTCAGCATGCAAACGGAGACCAAGAcgaaacataaaattacaaaagagcAAGAAGAATTGAAAGCCGAACAAGTAAGCTCTGCGGAAGTGTTTCAAGATGTATTGCGTAAAATTAATTCCTTGGGCGATCGTGGTAAAGCGATGTTGCATAAATTGATGAACGAGATTGATGCGCAAAACAATACTGAAGGCGCCGCATTAAAACAATTAGTGAGCGAAACGATGAACGATAAGACATTGTCAAGCGAGGCCAAGCGCAGAAGGAAAAAGGACCTCCTCCTTTCGTCGCCGCTTCATCAAGAACTAACGCAAGAGGATGAGGATGGTGATGCACCGCTAGAAGAG GGAATGTTACATCCAGACGGTATTGCGGAAGATCGTGGTACCGTAAACGAAACAACTTTGAATGACAGAAGTAATTCCGAGTTCTGGAGCTCGTTTAGCAGCTCTGAGGAGCGGCTGTTGGAATGCAAGGGTTTGATACTCAATTTACCTCTAACACCTCATCGTTATTGCACACCCAAGCATGAAAATCAACATTCTGCGGCGTCCTTTGCCAACACTGTGACATATAG aGTACCTATGAATGGATATTACTTCTTTGTATTTAACTCGGAGAATGAGATCCAACCGAATTACGTGAGAGTGAAATTCGATCTTTTGAAGACTGTTTACAATACTTCGAATTCCGTGCATGCTTGCAAAAACAGCACGAAGGAATGCTTATTGCCATTTACGATTTTTAGCAATGAAAGAACGATATTAGAATTGCCATTAAGTGGCAATGACTCACAATGGAATGAGGAATACGTTGTGGTATCTACGTGCGAGCCACGAACGacagtttatattatttgcgtCATTATGGTGCCTTTGTTGATCCTTTGTTTCGCCTTTCATTAA
- the LOC136997932 gene encoding uncharacterized protein isoform X2 translates to MLLPSMLVAGPLYLRYRVYSEQLYPLTMSDQRLIDAKISTTWCQSQLVKVNTTFNAYLMSNEPVVKKETMPVSMTRHLVMEDDMKEYWGFYLLSGSSVTVSTCVRWPGASLTIIRGHKNLHECAFIGDDSSEELEELLEVAKEQGLLDAKGTTEAARLSNVPARMGRVDQDVHFLHEGSVFRLNVSKSSGHQPGSHELDAQAMRNILTQLFAKTLDTKKKQKENQHHHYEAVFREATNIDKPPITNYPEDLQDQFLHKNPINRFNDAEISESSTRAAPLNTSSSFKEKQFNKEDVENSTHSLNIRPTSTKFSMQTETKTKHKITKEQEELKAEQVSSAEVFQDVLRKINSLGDRGKAMLHKLMNEIDAQNNTEGAALKQLVSETMNDKTLSSEAKRRRKKDLLLSSPLHQELTQEDEDGDAPLEEGMLHPDGIAEDRGTVNETTLNDRSNSEFWSSFSSSEERLLECKGLILNLPLTPHRYCTPKHENQHSAASFANTVTYRVPMNGYYFFVFNSENEIQPNYVRVKFDLLKTVYNTSNSVHACKNSTKECLLPFTIFSNERTILELPLSGNDSQWNEEYVVVSTCEPRTTVYIICVIMVPLLILCFAFH, encoded by the exons ATGCTTCTACCATCCATGCTCGTTGCTGGACCGCTGTATCTGCGGTACCGCGTGTACTCTGAACAGCTGTATCCTTTAACAATGTCGGATCAGAGACTGATCGATGCCAAAATATCCACAACTTGGTGCCAG AGTCAATTAGTCAAAGTTAACACCACGTTCAATGCATACCTGATGAGCAATGAGCCAGTGGTCAAAAAGGAAACGATGCCGGTTTCGATGACGAGACATCTCGTCATGGAAGACGATATGAAGGAGTATTGGGGATTTTATCTTCTAAGTGGCAGCAGCGTTACTGTTTCAACTTGTGTAAg ATGGCCAGGTGCCTCTTTGACAATAATCCGTGGACacaaaaatttgcatgaaTGCGCTTTCATCGGAGACGATAGTAGCGAGGAACTCGAGGAGCTTCTTGAAGTCGCCAAGGAACAAGGACTCCTCGATGCAAAAGGCACTACGGAG GCAGCGCGTCTTAGTAATGTGCCTGCAAGAATGGGACGAGTAGACCAGGATGTGCATTTTCTTCACGAAGGCAGCGTTTTTCGCTTAAACGTTTCCAAATCATCCGGACATCAGCCGGGTAGCCATGAGCTGGATGCTCAGGCGATGCGGAATATTCTCACTCAGCTCTTTGCCAAGACTCTCGACACgaagaagaaacaaaaagaaaatcagcATCACCATTACGAAGCCGTCTTCAGGGAGGCTACTAATATTGATAAGCCACCAATCACAAATTACCCTGAAGATCTGCAGGATCAGTTTCTCCATAAGAATCCGATCAACAGATTTAATGATGCAGAGATATCGGAAAGCAGCACAAG AGCCGCGCCTTTGAATACATCCTCTTCTTTCAAAGAAAAGCAGTTTAATAAAGAAGATGTTGAGAATTCCACGCATTCTCTTAATATTCGTCCAACTTCTACAAAATTCAGCATGCAAACGGAGACCAAGAcgaaacataaaattacaaaagagcAAGAAGAATTGAAAGCCGAACAAGTAAGCTCTGCGGAAGTGTTTCAAGATGTATTGCGTAAAATTAATTCCTTGGGCGATCGTGGTAAAGCGATGTTGCATAAATTGATGAACGAGATTGATGCGCAAAACAATACTGAAGGCGCCGCATTAAAACAATTAGTGAGCGAAACGATGAACGATAAGACATTGTCAAGCGAGGCCAAGCGCAGAAGGAAAAAGGACCTCCTCCTTTCGTCGCCGCTTCATCAAGAACTAACGCAAGAGGATGAGGATGGTGATGCACCGCTAGAAGAG GGAATGTTACATCCAGACGGTATTGCGGAAGATCGTGGTACCGTAAACGAAACAACTTTGAATGACAGAAGTAATTCCGAGTTCTGGAGCTCGTTTAGCAGCTCTGAGGAGCGGCTGTTGGAATGCAAGGGTTTGATACTCAATTTACCTCTAACACCTCATCGTTATTGCACACCCAAGCATGAAAATCAACATTCTGCGGCGTCCTTTGCCAACACTGTGACATATAG aGTACCTATGAATGGATATTACTTCTTTGTATTTAACTCGGAGAATGAGATCCAACCGAATTACGTGAGAGTGAAATTCGATCTTTTGAAGACTGTTTACAATACTTCGAATTCCGTGCATGCTTGCAAAAACAGCACGAAGGAATGCTTATTGCCATTTACGATTTTTAGCAATGAAAGAACGATATTAGAATTGCCATTAAGTGGCAATGACTCACAATGGAATGAGGAATACGTTGTGGTATCTACGTGCGAGCCACGAACGacagtttatattatttgcgtCATTATGGTGCCTTTGTTGATCCTTTGTTTCGCCTTTCATTAA